One genomic segment of Longimicrobium sp. includes these proteins:
- a CDS encoding diguanylate cyclase domain-containing protein, with product MPHRFRTLFQYTADAVCLADADGAIVEVNPAATVRFGLTADGTAHLRDLLADPAEWAAVADDLLRGEDVVARTVHVRAAAGESELAALTCVQMRTGLGGQIQAIIHRGDHPALEALDEMYDEQTGLPNREAFVAQLTRALSGRPGRAVHQIAVIHVDLNRFQRINETLGHETGDTVLSMTAQRLDACIRPGDVVARARGDDFLVLLNGVSGEHEVVRVAERIARALTGGYGVAGHEVFCGSDVGVALGEPGTATPEGMLRAAEAAMSRARHSGRVQVFRPEMHTETISALRLDAE from the coding sequence ATGCCGCACCGCTTCCGCACCCTTTTTCAGTACACCGCGGACGCCGTTTGCCTGGCGGATGCCGACGGCGCCATCGTCGAGGTGAACCCTGCCGCCACGGTGCGCTTCGGCCTGACCGCCGACGGCACCGCGCACCTTCGCGACCTGCTGGCGGACCCCGCCGAGTGGGCCGCCGTGGCCGACGATCTGCTGCGCGGCGAAGACGTGGTGGCGCGGACGGTCCACGTGCGCGCCGCGGCGGGCGAGTCCGAGCTCGCCGCGCTCACCTGCGTGCAGATGCGCACCGGGCTGGGCGGGCAGATCCAGGCCATCATCCACCGAGGCGACCACCCCGCCCTCGAGGCCCTCGACGAGATGTACGACGAGCAGACGGGGCTGCCCAACCGCGAGGCGTTCGTCGCGCAGCTCACACGTGCGCTCTCCGGCCGCCCGGGACGTGCCGTCCACCAGATCGCCGTCATCCACGTGGACCTGAACCGGTTCCAGCGCATCAACGAAACGCTGGGCCACGAAACGGGCGACACGGTGCTCTCGATGACGGCGCAGCGGCTGGACGCGTGCATCCGCCCGGGCGACGTGGTGGCCCGGGCCCGGGGCGACGACTTCCTGGTGCTGCTGAACGGGGTGAGCGGCGAGCACGAGGTGGTGCGCGTGGCCGAGCGGATCGCGCGGGCGCTGACGGGCGGCTACGGCGTAGCCGGGCACGAGGTGTTCTGCGGATCGGACGTGGGCGTTGCCCTGGGCGAGCCGGGGACGGCCACCCCCGAGGGCATGCTGCGCGCCGCCGAAGCCGCCATGTCGCGCGCGCGCCACTCGGGACGGGTGCAGGTGTTTCGCCCGGAGATGCACACCGAAACGATCTCGGCGCTGCGCCTGGACGCCGAG